The Frondihabitans australicus genome includes a region encoding these proteins:
- a CDS encoding carbohydrate ABC transporter permease, which translates to MTEIVPTIAKTKGAVSTKAETITKTTVPKKRPTLTIILGLVAVLWMVPAIGLFVTSFRSTTDAQTTGWWVALLHPFQAAWTFSNYTNAFTGAGGAGTGTSLGSEFLNSIAVAIPATVLPIMFAAFAAYAFTFLEFKGKEFFFAVIVGLLVVPVQIALIPVLQVYKAVTAATGIQITGTYPAAWIVHSAFALPLCIFILRNYMSTLPNALIEAARVDGASHFQIFWRLVMPMSVPALASFAIFQFLWVWNDFLVAYIFLGNGAPVLQQGLLSLLGQYGQGWNLVAAGAFIVLVVPLIVFLSLQRFFVRGLTAGSVK; encoded by the coding sequence ATGACCGAGATCGTTCCCACCATCGCCAAGACGAAGGGCGCTGTCTCGACCAAGGCCGAGACCATCACCAAGACGACCGTCCCGAAGAAGCGGCCGACCCTCACGATCATCCTCGGCCTCGTGGCCGTGCTCTGGATGGTGCCGGCGATCGGCCTGTTCGTCACGAGCTTCCGCTCGACGACGGACGCGCAGACGACGGGCTGGTGGGTCGCGCTGCTCCACCCGTTCCAGGCCGCGTGGACGTTCTCCAACTACACCAACGCGTTCACGGGCGCCGGCGGAGCCGGGACGGGCACGAGCCTGGGCAGCGAGTTCCTGAACAGCATCGCCGTGGCGATCCCCGCCACGGTCCTGCCGATCATGTTCGCCGCGTTCGCCGCCTACGCGTTCACGTTCCTGGAGTTCAAGGGCAAGGAGTTCTTCTTCGCCGTGATCGTCGGCCTCCTCGTGGTCCCCGTGCAGATCGCGCTGATCCCGGTTCTTCAGGTCTACAAGGCGGTCACGGCCGCGACCGGCATCCAGATCACGGGCACGTACCCGGCGGCCTGGATCGTCCACTCGGCCTTCGCCCTGCCGCTGTGCATCTTCATCCTGCGCAACTACATGTCGACCCTGCCGAACGCCCTGATCGAAGCGGCCCGCGTCGACGGCGCGAGCCACTTCCAGATCTTCTGGCGGCTCGTCATGCCGATGTCGGTGCCGGCGCTCGCCTCGTTCGCGATCTTCCAGTTCCTCTGGGTGTGGAACGACTTCCTGGTCGCCTACATCTTCCTGGGCAACGGAGCGCCCGTGCTGCAACAGGGCCTGCTCAGCCTCCTGGGCCAGTACGGCCAGGGCTGGAACCTCGTGGCGGCCGGCGCGTTCATCGTGCTGGTGGTCCCGCTCATCGTGTTCCTGTCGCTCCAGCGCTTCTTCGTGCGCGGCCTCACGGCCGGCTCCGTGAAGTAG
- a CDS encoding ABC transporter substrate-binding protein: MKLSRKITAAIAVAAGAAIALSGCSGSSGGNSGSTTVTISGAFTGAQATAFQADVSAWAKTQGLTVKYNGSNSFQTGIVTQVKGGQAPDVAIFPQPGVLKSLISNNMVPLDDLINVKSVTSDEAQGIPDIAKVNGKTYGLPYSINVKSLVWYDPAAFKAAGYTVPTTDAELMALQNKIISSGSGYPWCVGIASQGSNGWPMTDWLEEYVLRYGGLTQYNDWITHKVKFDSPLVKKAAAKVESMIFANGAVDGGGKAMASTDFGAAGNNLFITGGKAKGQCFMMRQGTFITGFFPKDIQAQIAKNDTTNVNAFTLPTPSDATTSGTLGGGDLVAAFHNTPAVKKVVNYLVGKEFGTHGYAKQWTAYLSAHNTFPEAQYASPFQKVAQNAVKQSKVFGFDASDQMPGAVGAGTEWTNLTQWTAGQESLDDALKAIDASWPATN; the protein is encoded by the coding sequence GTGAAACTCTCACGGAAGATCACGGCGGCGATCGCCGTCGCCGCCGGTGCCGCCATCGCCCTCTCAGGGTGCTCGGGCAGCTCGGGGGGCAACTCCGGCAGCACCACCGTCACCATCTCGGGCGCCTTCACCGGCGCTCAGGCCACGGCCTTCCAGGCCGACGTCTCCGCCTGGGCTAAGACCCAGGGCCTCACGGTCAAGTACAACGGCAGCAACAGCTTCCAGACCGGCATCGTCACGCAGGTGAAGGGCGGTCAGGCACCCGATGTCGCGATCTTCCCGCAGCCGGGCGTGCTGAAGTCGCTGATCTCGAACAACATGGTGCCGCTGGACGACCTCATCAACGTCAAGTCGGTCACCTCCGACGAGGCGCAGGGCATCCCCGACATCGCGAAGGTCAACGGCAAGACGTACGGTCTGCCGTACTCGATCAACGTGAAGTCGCTGGTCTGGTACGACCCGGCGGCGTTCAAGGCGGCCGGCTACACCGTGCCGACCACCGACGCCGAGCTCATGGCTCTGCAGAACAAGATCATCTCGTCGGGCTCCGGCTACCCGTGGTGCGTCGGCATCGCCTCGCAGGGCTCGAACGGCTGGCCGATGACCGACTGGCTCGAGGAGTACGTGCTCCGCTACGGCGGCCTGACCCAGTACAACGACTGGATCACGCATAAGGTGAAGTTCGACTCGCCGCTCGTCAAGAAGGCCGCGGCCAAGGTCGAGTCGATGATCTTCGCCAACGGCGCGGTCGACGGCGGCGGCAAGGCGATGGCCTCCACCGACTTCGGTGCGGCGGGCAACAACCTGTTCATCACCGGCGGCAAGGCCAAGGGCCAGTGCTTCATGATGCGCCAGGGCACGTTCATCACGGGCTTCTTCCCGAAGGACATCCAGGCGCAGATCGCGAAGAACGACACCACGAACGTGAACGCGTTCACGCTGCCGACCCCGTCTGACGCGACCACGTCGGGCACCCTCGGTGGTGGCGACCTGGTGGCGGCCTTCCACAACACGCCCGCCGTCAAGAAGGTCGTCAACTACCTGGTCGGCAAGGAGTTCGGCACGCACGGCTACGCCAAGCAGTGGACGGCGTACCTGTCGGCCCACAACACCTTCCCCGAGGCGCAGTACGCGAGCCCCTTCCAGAAGGTCGCTCAGAACGCCGTGAAGCAGTCGAAGGTGTTCGGCTTCGACGCGTCCGACCAGATGCCGGGTGCCGTCGGCGCCGGTACCGAGTGGACGAACCTCACCCAGTGGACAGCAGGCCAAGAGAGTCTCGACGACGCGCTGAAAGCCATCGACGCGTCCTGGCCCGCTACGAACTGA
- a CDS encoding alpha-galactosidase, translated as MAQQNTLHLRGGGTSVLVDRTTPGVPAIVHWGPDLGDLADDVLDDIARGVRPQRVSGGLDETGRLTLLPQEAFGWQGTPALLGSRLSGGTAGSDFSSALVMTALEATASALRLTAQDPATRLRLDLEVDVTPTGLVAVRATLTNEGDADYEVQDLGLTLPLPASAREVADTTGRHLRERHPQRHPLSVGRYVRESRRGRPGSDATLLLLAGEPGFGFERGLVHGVHLAWSGNHSLSVERSQNAPSALRAAELLAPGEVVLRPGASYSTPVAFGSWGRGLNELSSRFHEHLRRRPQHPSADRPVTLNTWEAVYFEQDLAHLTRLADLAARVGVERFVLDDGWFSSRRDDTAGLGDWTVSPEVWPDGLAPLVDHVTGLGMQFGLWVEPEMVNPDSDLARAHPDWILQARGVWPASARQQQVLDLSNEEAFDHILRALDALLGEYAISYLKWDHNRDLVEGGSTVTGRSAVHENTLAVYRLMDELKRRHPGLEIESCASGGSRVDLGVIEHTDRVWASDTNDPLERLTIQKYTGLLLPPELIGAHIGAPHAHTTGRHHTLPFRAGVALFGHLGVEWDLASASADELGDLTAWISLYREWRDDIATGALVHADLADDTMDLRGVVARDGSRALFVYAQTASAQSHPTGRLTFPGLDAAATYRVEPLAHPASATGVGQSPLGWRDGVVSTGAALHEIGLQAPVLLPETLAVITVTRVGEATP; from the coding sequence GTGGCGCAGCAGAACACCCTGCATCTCCGAGGCGGCGGCACCAGTGTGCTCGTCGACCGCACGACACCGGGCGTCCCGGCGATCGTGCACTGGGGCCCCGACCTCGGAGACCTGGCCGACGACGTCCTCGACGACATCGCCCGCGGCGTCCGCCCTCAGCGGGTCTCGGGCGGACTCGACGAGACGGGGCGACTGACCCTCCTCCCGCAGGAGGCGTTCGGCTGGCAGGGCACTCCCGCGCTCCTGGGCTCCAGGCTGTCGGGCGGCACGGCGGGGTCCGACTTCTCGTCGGCGCTCGTCATGACGGCTCTCGAGGCGACCGCGTCCGCTCTGCGGCTGACGGCTCAGGACCCCGCCACCCGGCTCCGCCTCGACCTGGAGGTCGACGTGACACCCACCGGCCTGGTCGCCGTTCGCGCCACCCTCACCAACGAGGGCGACGCCGACTACGAGGTGCAGGATCTGGGGCTCACCCTGCCCCTCCCCGCCTCGGCCCGCGAGGTCGCCGACACCACCGGGCGACACCTCCGCGAGCGACACCCGCAGCGCCACCCCCTCTCCGTCGGCCGGTACGTCCGCGAGTCCCGTCGCGGACGTCCCGGCTCCGACGCCACGCTCCTCCTGCTGGCCGGCGAACCCGGCTTCGGGTTCGAGCGCGGGCTCGTGCACGGCGTCCACCTCGCCTGGAGCGGCAACCACTCGCTGAGCGTCGAGCGGAGCCAGAACGCGCCGAGCGCCCTGCGTGCCGCCGAGCTGCTCGCGCCGGGTGAGGTCGTGCTGCGGCCCGGGGCGAGCTACTCGACTCCTGTGGCATTCGGATCCTGGGGCCGCGGCCTGAACGAGCTCTCGTCGCGCTTTCACGAGCACCTGCGCCGTCGGCCGCAGCACCCGAGCGCCGACCGGCCGGTGACCCTCAACACGTGGGAAGCCGTCTACTTCGAGCAGGATCTCGCGCACCTCACCCGGCTGGCCGACCTGGCCGCCCGCGTCGGCGTCGAGCGCTTCGTCCTCGACGACGGCTGGTTCTCGTCACGGCGCGACGACACGGCGGGCCTCGGCGACTGGACGGTGTCGCCGGAGGTCTGGCCGGACGGCCTGGCTCCGCTCGTCGACCACGTCACCGGGCTCGGCATGCAGTTCGGCCTCTGGGTGGAGCCCGAGATGGTGAACCCCGACTCCGACCTGGCCCGAGCCCACCCGGACTGGATCCTGCAGGCCCGAGGGGTCTGGCCCGCGAGCGCGCGGCAGCAGCAGGTGCTCGACCTCTCGAACGAGGAGGCGTTCGACCACATCCTGCGAGCGCTGGACGCCCTGCTGGGCGAGTACGCGATCTCGTACCTCAAGTGGGATCACAACCGCGATCTCGTCGAGGGCGGGTCGACCGTCACCGGGCGGAGCGCCGTGCACGAGAACACCCTCGCGGTGTACCGGCTCATGGACGAGCTGAAGCGCCGCCACCCCGGGCTCGAGATCGAGAGCTGCGCCTCGGGCGGCTCGCGCGTCGACCTCGGTGTCATCGAGCACACCGACCGGGTGTGGGCGAGCGACACGAACGACCCGCTGGAACGTCTCACGATCCAGAAGTACACGGGCCTGCTGCTGCCGCCCGAGCTGATCGGAGCCCACATCGGTGCACCGCACGCGCACACGACGGGACGGCACCACACGCTGCCGTTCCGCGCGGGCGTGGCGCTCTTCGGGCACCTCGGCGTCGAGTGGGACCTCGCGTCGGCGAGCGCCGACGAGCTCGGCGACCTGACGGCCTGGATCTCGCTCTACAGGGAGTGGCGCGACGACATCGCGACGGGCGCGCTCGTGCACGCGGACCTCGCCGACGACACGATGGACCTCCGGGGCGTCGTCGCGCGGGACGGCTCCCGTGCCCTCTTCGTCTACGCCCAGACGGCGTCCGCGCAGTCGCACCCCACCGGCCGCCTGACCTTCCCCGGTCTCGACGCGGCCGCGACCTACCGCGTCGAGCCGCTCGCGCACCCGGCGAGCGCCACGGGCGTCGGGCAGTCACCGCTCGGGTGGCGCGACGGCGTGGTCTCGACCGGCGCGGCGCTGCACGAGATCGGGCTGCAGGCTCCCGTGCTCCTGCCCGAGACGCTCGCTGTCATCACCGTGACCCGGGTCGGCGAGGCGACACCGTGA
- a CDS encoding NAD-dependent epimerase/dehydratase family protein — MTTLVTGASGLLGRAVAAELVRRGREVRTFQRRPSGVPGVQDVTGDVTRASDVARALDGVAEIVHLAAKVSLAGDPRDFDRVNVGGTRALVASAREVGASRFVVVSSPSVAHAGDSLAGTGAGPADPERARGEYARSKAAAELLALAADEPGFAVVAVRPHLVWGPGDTQLVERIVDRARAGRLPLLDHGRALIDTLFVDNAATGIAQALERADAPEVHGNSYVLTNGEPRTVAEILTSVCLAAGVAPPSRSVPAGLARAAGALIERAWRVRPGVDEPPMTRFLAEQLSTAHWFDQRRTRADLQWRPDVSLDEGFRRLAAWYAARGSVTEPSRR; from the coding sequence GTGACCACGCTCGTCACCGGCGCCAGCGGCCTCCTCGGGCGCGCCGTCGCCGCCGAGCTGGTGCGCCGGGGCCGCGAAGTCCGGACGTTCCAGCGGCGACCGTCGGGCGTGCCCGGTGTGCAGGACGTCACCGGCGACGTCACGCGCGCGTCGGACGTCGCTCGTGCACTCGACGGTGTCGCCGAGATCGTGCACCTGGCGGCCAAGGTGTCGCTGGCCGGCGATCCCCGGGACTTCGACCGGGTCAACGTCGGCGGCACGCGCGCACTGGTGGCTTCCGCTCGAGAAGTCGGCGCCTCGCGCTTCGTCGTCGTGTCGTCTCCGTCGGTGGCCCACGCGGGCGACTCGCTGGCGGGCACGGGTGCGGGTCCCGCCGATCCGGAGAGGGCCCGCGGCGAGTACGCGCGATCGAAGGCGGCGGCGGAGCTCCTGGCTCTGGCGGCCGACGAACCGGGATTCGCCGTGGTCGCCGTGCGCCCGCACCTGGTCTGGGGACCGGGCGACACCCAGCTCGTCGAGCGCATCGTCGACCGTGCTCGCGCCGGTCGGCTCCCGCTGCTCGACCACGGCCGGGCGCTCATCGACACGCTCTTCGTCGACAACGCGGCGACCGGCATCGCGCAGGCTCTCGAGCGCGCAGACGCCCCGGAGGTGCACGGGAACTCCTACGTGCTCACGAACGGCGAGCCGCGCACGGTGGCCGAGATCCTGACCTCGGTCTGCCTCGCCGCCGGCGTCGCACCTCCCTCGCGATCCGTGCCTGCGGGGCTGGCGCGAGCCGCCGGCGCGCTGATCGAGCGGGCCTGGCGCGTGCGGCCCGGCGTCGACGAGCCGCCGATGACGCGCTTCCTGGCCGAGCAGCTCTCCACCGCGCACTGGTTCGACCAGCGGCGGACGCGAGCCGACCTGCAGTGGCGGCCCGACGTCTCGCTCGACGAGGGCTTCCGTCGGCTCGCGGCCTGGTACGCCGCCCGCGGGAGCGTGACGGAGCCCTCTCGGCGCTGA
- a CDS encoding SDR family NAD(P)-dependent oxidoreductase, with amino-acid sequence MTSTFVIVGYGPGISHAVAERAGADGHRLALVGRTESRLGEGVAALAQAGIDAAAYPADASDPASLGEALARITADAESVAGVLWTAFRGGNVTDVLAADPATLGDVFGVGVRGLLTTVQALREPLVASGGVVLVANGALGEASEQMDAVSQMLGADGTALECAAKSKLVGLLAERLRGDGVYVGQITVAGSVSGTATASPTAISAASIAEQFWSMASERSETRTRIAE; translated from the coding sequence ATGACCTCGACCTTCGTCATCGTCGGGTACGGTCCCGGCATCTCGCACGCGGTCGCCGAGCGCGCTGGCGCCGACGGCCACCGGCTCGCTCTGGTCGGCCGCACCGAGTCCCGTCTCGGGGAGGGCGTCGCGGCCCTCGCGCAGGCGGGCATCGACGCGGCCGCCTACCCCGCCGACGCCTCCGACCCCGCGTCGCTCGGCGAGGCGCTGGCCCGCATCACCGCCGACGCCGAGAGCGTCGCCGGCGTGCTGTGGACGGCGTTCCGGGGTGGGAACGTCACCGACGTGCTGGCTGCCGATCCTGCGACCCTCGGCGACGTGTTCGGCGTGGGGGTGCGCGGGCTGCTCACGACCGTGCAGGCTCTGCGCGAGCCCCTCGTCGCGAGCGGAGGCGTGGTGCTCGTCGCCAACGGCGCGCTCGGCGAGGCGAGCGAGCAGATGGACGCGGTCTCGCAGATGCTGGGCGCCGACGGCACCGCCCTCGAGTGCGCGGCGAAGTCGAAGCTCGTGGGCCTTCTCGCCGAGCGTCTGCGAGGCGACGGCGTCTACGTGGGGCAGATCACGGTCGCAGGATCAGTGAGCGGCACGGCGACGGCGTCTCCGACCGCGATCTCCGCCGCCTCCATCGCGGAGCAGTTCTGGTCGATGGCGTCCGAGCGCTCCGAGACCCGCACCCGCATCGCCGAGTAG
- a CDS encoding LacI family DNA-binding transcriptional regulator, which yields MAQEQIGIRTVAEAAGVSVTTVSHALSGRGKVSPETRVRVQQIAAELGYAPNRIARALRSRRSNLLGFVSEEIATTPYAGQILVGAQEAATELGLMLLIVNVNRDTYDDPQIDALLAQQVDGLIFASSSHRVISTPAKLDLDRTILVDAYDPRSTNPTVVPDEVGIGRLATQHLVDAGHRHILHLTVDEDVPAAHGRERGYRDVMRDHDLDARVVRVPGPADAVAGGAATRVADPANSGATAVFTFNDQMAMGVYQELTYTDHVAIPAGISVVGVDDLRLVAAALRPGLTTVALPHAAMGRRAVELAVRAAEDRGSGPLVERLPGTLISRGSVAPPSIVTVP from the coding sequence ATGGCCCAGGAGCAGATCGGCATCCGCACGGTCGCCGAGGCGGCCGGGGTCTCGGTCACCACCGTGTCGCACGCCCTCTCGGGTCGCGGCAAGGTCAGCCCCGAGACGCGCGTCCGCGTGCAGCAGATCGCGGCCGAGCTGGGCTACGCGCCGAATCGCATCGCGAGGGCGCTCCGCTCGCGCCGCTCGAACCTCCTCGGCTTCGTGAGCGAGGAGATCGCGACGACCCCGTACGCCGGCCAGATCCTCGTCGGGGCGCAGGAGGCCGCGACCGAGCTCGGGCTCATGCTGCTCATCGTCAACGTGAACCGCGACACCTACGACGATCCCCAGATCGACGCTCTGCTCGCGCAGCAGGTCGACGGACTCATCTTCGCGTCGTCGTCGCACCGGGTGATCTCGACCCCGGCCAAGCTCGACCTCGACCGGACGATCCTCGTCGACGCCTACGACCCCCGGTCGACGAACCCGACCGTCGTGCCGGACGAGGTCGGCATCGGACGACTGGCCACGCAGCACCTCGTCGACGCCGGGCACCGCCACATCCTGCACCTGACCGTCGACGAGGACGTCCCGGCGGCGCACGGCCGCGAGCGCGGCTACCGCGACGTCATGCGCGACCACGACCTCGACGCGCGGGTGGTGCGGGTGCCGGGGCCTGCCGATGCGGTCGCAGGAGGCGCCGCGACGCGTGTCGCCGATCCTGCGAACTCGGGCGCCACGGCCGTCTTCACCTTCAACGACCAGATGGCGATGGGCGTGTACCAGGAGCTGACCTACACCGACCACGTGGCGATCCCCGCGGGTATCTCGGTGGTCGGCGTGGACGACCTGCGGCTCGTCGCCGCGGCCCTCCGCCCGGGGCTCACGACGGTCGCGCTGCCCCACGCCGCGATGGGCCGGCGCGCGGTCGAACTCGCCGTCCGCGCCGCGGAGGACCGCGGATCCGGGCCGCTGGTCGAGCGCCTGCCCGGCACCCTGATCTCGCGCGGCTCGGTGGCGCCGCCGAGCATCGTTACCGTTCCGTAA
- a CDS encoding carbohydrate ABC transporter permease — protein sequence MQILSVFISVVGGLAVSFLIYLGLNFIVSKTNTRWNARLLPYVFLGPVLLLIAVFLIVPTVLTVYQSLLKTDQYGLQSFGGLTNYVSLFTTGSFLQTLLNNLLWIIVVPALTVIVGLAVATLADRMGPKREKTFKSIIFLPMAISAIAASSIWKFVYYYSAPGQPQVGLLNGIWTGLTHAQPVSWLLNDTAHLNSFLLMVVVIWLNAGYAMVLLSAAIKAVPEETIEAARIDGANERQAFFRVIAPQIRTTIVAVFITVLITVMKLFDIVFAMTNGQFNTNVLGMEFYNQFFSFNNPGKASAVVVILILAVVPVIVYQVRTYREQEALR from the coding sequence ATGCAGATCCTCAGTGTCTTCATCTCCGTCGTAGGCGGCCTCGCCGTCTCGTTCCTCATCTACCTGGGCCTCAACTTCATCGTCTCCAAGACGAACACGAGGTGGAACGCGCGGCTGCTGCCGTACGTGTTCCTCGGCCCGGTCCTGCTCCTCATCGCCGTCTTCCTCATCGTGCCGACGGTGCTCACCGTGTACCAGAGCCTGCTGAAGACCGACCAGTACGGTCTCCAGTCGTTCGGCGGTCTCACGAACTACGTCTCGCTCTTCACGACCGGTTCGTTCCTCCAGACGCTGCTCAACAACCTGCTCTGGATCATCGTCGTGCCGGCTCTGACGGTCATCGTCGGCCTGGCCGTCGCGACGCTCGCCGACCGCATGGGCCCGAAGCGCGAGAAGACGTTCAAGTCGATCATCTTCCTGCCGATGGCCATCAGCGCCATCGCGGCCTCGTCGATCTGGAAGTTCGTCTACTACTACAGCGCCCCGGGGCAGCCGCAGGTCGGCCTCCTCAACGGCATCTGGACCGGCCTGACGCACGCCCAGCCGGTGTCGTGGCTCCTGAACGACACGGCCCACCTCAACAGCTTCCTGCTCATGGTGGTCGTGATCTGGCTGAACGCCGGATACGCGATGGTGCTGCTGTCGGCCGCGATCAAGGCGGTGCCGGAAGAGACCATCGAGGCCGCCAGGATCGACGGAGCGAACGAGCGGCAGGCGTTCTTCCGCGTCATCGCGCCGCAGATCCGCACCACCATCGTCGCCGTCTTCATCACCGTGCTCATCACGGTCATGAAGCTCTTCGACATCGTCTTCGCGATGACGAACGGGCAGTTCAACACGAACGTGCTCGGCATGGAGTTCTACAACCAGTTCTTCTCGTTCAACAACCCCGGGAAGGCGTCCGCCGTGGTCGTCATCCTGATCCTCGCGGTCGTCCCGGTCATCGTGTACCAGGTCCGCACCTATCGTGAGCAGGAGGCTCTCCGATGA
- a CDS encoding alpha-amylase family protein yields the protein MTALHRATATDRHRFDERVRVQEPRLVDLLHRLYGDDPRLAGVLECLRRDIEHAWETRPHDLRMLDDRRDVDPAWFQSNRMLAGVCYVDRYAGTFAQLAEHIPYFQELGLTVLHLMPVYDCPEPNSDGGYAVSSYRRTKAALGTMNDLQHLAAKLRAAGISLTLDFVFNHTSNEHEWARRALAGEREFVDYYWISDDRELPDAFEATTREIFPDDHPGSFTRLPDGRWIWTTFHTFQWDLNYANPEVFRAMAGEMLFLANQGVEILRMDAVAFIWKQLGTSSENLPQAHLLLQAFNAVLRMAAPAVLFLSEAIVHPDDVVSYISPEECELSYNPLQMALVWSTLATRDVGLLSQALETRHALPKGTAWVDYIRSHDDIGWTFADEDARALGIDPEAHRRFLNRFFVGDHPGSFARGAPFQTNPKTGDSRVAGATASLAGLTAGDDRAVRRILLAQSLSLSTGGIPLLYLGDEVGQQNDDGYLDDEGKRGDARWAGRPPYPAGLYASRHDPATSAGALYEGLRDLLRVRATLPAFSGGDLIPFHTHDRHVLGFQRPAGSGATVLVLANFGDLPATIDPLTLSGLPPIAVDAVTEGFVDLREPLTLEALGFVWLLV from the coding sequence GTGACCGCCCTCCACCGCGCCACCGCCACCGACCGTCACCGCTTCGACGAGCGGGTGAGGGTGCAGGAGCCGCGCCTCGTCGACCTCCTCCACCGCCTGTACGGCGACGACCCCCGCCTGGCCGGGGTGCTGGAGTGCCTGCGCCGCGACATCGAGCACGCCTGGGAGACCCGCCCCCACGACCTCCGCATGCTCGACGATCGGCGCGACGTCGACCCGGCGTGGTTCCAGTCGAACCGGATGCTCGCCGGCGTCTGCTACGTCGACCGCTACGCCGGCACCTTCGCGCAGCTCGCCGAGCACATCCCGTACTTCCAGGAGCTCGGGCTCACGGTGCTGCACCTCATGCCGGTCTACGACTGCCCCGAGCCGAATTCCGACGGCGGCTACGCGGTGTCGAGCTACCGGCGCACGAAGGCGGCCCTCGGCACGATGAACGACCTGCAGCACCTCGCGGCGAAGCTACGCGCGGCCGGGATCTCGCTCACCCTCGACTTCGTCTTCAACCACACGTCGAACGAGCACGAGTGGGCGCGCCGAGCCCTCGCCGGCGAGCGCGAGTTCGTCGACTACTACTGGATCTCCGACGACCGCGAGCTGCCCGACGCGTTCGAGGCGACGACGCGAGAGATCTTCCCCGACGACCATCCGGGGTCCTTCACGCGGCTGCCGGACGGGCGCTGGATCTGGACGACGTTCCACACCTTCCAGTGGGACCTCAACTACGCGAACCCCGAGGTGTTCCGCGCGATGGCGGGCGAGATGCTGTTCCTCGCGAACCAGGGCGTCGAGATCCTGCGGATGGACGCCGTCGCCTTCATCTGGAAGCAGCTCGGCACGTCGTCCGAGAACCTGCCGCAGGCGCACCTCCTGCTACAGGCGTTCAACGCGGTGCTCAGGATGGCGGCCCCGGCGGTCCTCTTCCTCTCGGAGGCGATCGTCCACCCGGACGACGTGGTGAGCTACATCTCGCCCGAAGAGTGCGAGCTCAGCTACAACCCGCTGCAGATGGCGCTCGTCTGGTCGACGCTCGCGACCCGCGACGTCGGGCTCCTGTCGCAGGCGCTGGAGACGAGGCACGCGCTGCCGAAAGGGACCGCCTGGGTCGACTACATCCGCAGCCACGACGACATCGGCTGGACCTTCGCCGACGAGGACGCCCGCGCGCTCGGCATCGACCCCGAGGCGCACCGCCGATTCCTCAACCGCTTCTTCGTCGGCGACCACCCCGGCAGCTTCGCGCGCGGCGCGCCGTTCCAGACGAACCCGAAGACGGGCGACAGCCGGGTGGCGGGAGCGACCGCGTCGTTGGCGGGGCTCACGGCGGGCGACGACCGGGCGGTCCGCCGGATCCTGCTCGCGCAGTCCCTCAGCCTGTCGACCGGGGGCATCCCCCTGCTGTACCTGGGCGACGAGGTGGGGCAGCAGAACGACGACGGCTACCTCGACGACGAGGGCAAGCGCGGCGATGCCCGGTGGGCCGGGAGGCCGCCGTACCCGGCGGGGCTCTACGCGTCACGGCACGACCCCGCGACATCGGCGGGCGCGCTCTACGAGGGGCTGCGCGACCTCCTGCGGGTGCGGGCGACCCTGCCCGCGTTCAGCGGGGGCGACCTGATCCCGTTCCACACCCACGACCGGCACGTGCTCGGCTTCCAGCGGCCGGCCGGGAGCGGCGCGACGGTGCTCGTGCTGGCGAACTTCGGCGATCTCCCCGCCACGATCGACCCGCTGACCCTCTCGGGGCTGCCGCCGATCGCCGTCGACGCCGTCACCGAGGGGTTCGTCGATCTGCGCGAACCCCTGACGCTCGAGGCGCTGGGATTCGTCTGGCTGCTGGTCTAG